In one window of Psychrobacter sp. P2G3 DNA:
- the serA gene encoding phosphoglycerate dehydrogenase — protein sequence MALSLQKDKIRFLLLEGLHENALKILDNAGYKNIEYLSHALDQDELIEKIKDAHFIGIRSRTQLTREVLEHADKLIGIGCFCIGTNQVDLEAARELGIPVFNAPYSNTRSVAELVLAEAIMLYRGIPEKNATVHRGGWGKSATNSHEVRGKTIGIVGYGSIGSQLSVLAESFGMKVIYHDVVTKLPLGNAHQVDSLEELLSTADIVTLHVPDEPSTRYMMKAAQFAQMKEGSYFINAARGTCVEIDDLAAALESGRVLGAAIDVFPKEPKSADEEFESPLRKFDNVILTPHIGGSTQEAQANIGLEVAEKFVRYSDQGDTITAVNFPEVSIPFKEGTHRLLHIHRNVPGVLSQINRLFAEAHINILAQSLMTEGDVGYLMMDVDYNDSSAALDQLKDVEETIRVRILF from the coding sequence ATGGCATTATCATTACAAAAAGACAAAATCCGGTTTTTATTACTTGAAGGCTTGCACGAGAACGCCTTAAAGATTTTAGACAATGCTGGTTATAAAAACATTGAGTATCTTAGTCACGCCCTCGATCAAGATGAGCTGATTGAAAAAATCAAAGACGCGCATTTCATTGGTATTCGTTCGCGCACGCAGCTGACTCGTGAAGTTCTTGAGCACGCAGACAAGCTTATCGGTATTGGTTGCTTTTGTATCGGCACCAACCAAGTCGACCTTGAAGCGGCTCGCGAGCTCGGTATTCCAGTCTTTAACGCGCCATACTCTAACACTCGTTCGGTTGCAGAATTGGTATTAGCAGAAGCGATTATGCTATATCGTGGTATCCCTGAAAAGAATGCCACTGTCCATCGCGGCGGCTGGGGCAAGTCTGCTACCAATTCACATGAAGTACGTGGCAAAACAATCGGTATTGTCGGTTACGGCTCTATCGGCTCACAGCTATCTGTACTGGCTGAAAGCTTCGGTATGAAAGTTATCTATCATGATGTGGTTACTAAATTACCGTTAGGTAACGCCCATCAAGTAGATAGCTTAGAAGAGCTACTATCTACCGCTGATATCGTGACTTTGCATGTGCCAGATGAGCCAAGCACACGCTATATGATGAAAGCGGCGCAGTTCGCACAGATGAAAGAAGGCAGTTACTTTATCAATGCGGCACGCGGAACTTGCGTTGAGATTGATGATCTTGCTGCGGCACTTGAGTCGGGTAGAGTCTTGGGCGCTGCCATTGACGTATTCCCGAAAGAGCCAAAGTCTGCCGATGAAGAGTTTGAATCTCCATTGCGTAAATTCGATAATGTCATTTTAACTCCGCATATCGGTGGTTCAACGCAAGAAGCACAGGCCAATATCGGTTTAGAAGTAGCTGAGAAGTTCGTTAGATATTCTGATCAAGGCGATACTATCACGGCTGTGAACTTCCCAGAGGTTTCTATTCCCTTTAAAGAAGGCACCCATCGTTTGCTGCATATTCACAGAAACGTGCCAGGTGTACTGTCGCAAATTAACCGTCTATTTGCAGAAGCGCACATTAACATCTTAGCGCAAAGTCTAATGACTGAAGGCGACGTTGGTTACTTGATGATGGATGTTGATTATAATGATTCTAGTGCGGCTCTTGATCAGCTAAAAGACGTAGAAGAAACGATTCGCGTGCGGATTTTATTTTAG
- a CDS encoding rhodanese-related sulfurtransferase, with protein sequence MTNNIVVAALYKFTRFADFEQYRESILNSMLDNDVKGTLLLASEGINGTISGTRESINNVLDYLRSIEAIGSFTFKESYTDAQPFYRTKVKLKKEIVTMGVEDIDPLQSVGRYVKPSEWNALISDPEVLLIDTRNDYEVQIGTFQNAVNPNTETFREFPEYVAKELDPSKHKKVAMFCTGGIRCEKSTAFMRQQGFEEVYHLEGGILKYLEEVPASDSMWEGDCFVFDNRVSVNHNLEKGDYEQCFACRMPITADDMQSVAYIKGESCPHCINKATEEQKARFREREHQMQLAKKRGEAHIGSDVNEVMETRKAAKTEARRQADAANKAKLG encoded by the coding sequence GTGACCAACAATATCGTCGTCGCAGCTCTCTATAAATTTACGCGCTTTGCAGATTTTGAGCAGTACCGTGAGTCTATCTTAAACAGTATGCTCGACAACGATGTAAAAGGTACTTTACTGCTAGCAAGCGAGGGCATTAACGGTACGATTTCTGGTACTCGAGAGAGCATCAATAATGTCCTTGATTATCTGCGTAGCATTGAGGCAATTGGTAGCTTTACTTTTAAAGAATCTTATACTGACGCCCAGCCCTTTTATCGTACTAAAGTAAAATTAAAAAAAGAAATCGTGACGATGGGTGTTGAAGATATTGATCCATTGCAATCGGTTGGGCGCTATGTAAAACCAAGTGAATGGAATGCGCTCATCTCAGATCCTGAAGTATTACTAATCGATACTCGTAACGATTATGAAGTACAAATCGGTACTTTTCAGAATGCTGTAAATCCAAACACGGAAACCTTTCGCGAGTTTCCAGAGTATGTGGCAAAAGAGCTAGACCCAAGTAAACATAAGAAAGTGGCGATGTTCTGTACTGGCGGTATTCGCTGCGAAAAATCAACGGCCTTTATGCGTCAGCAAGGGTTTGAAGAAGTTTATCACTTGGAAGGTGGCATTCTAAAATATCTAGAAGAAGTACCTGCCAGCGATTCTATGTGGGAGGGCGATTGTTTCGTATTTGATAATCGCGTTTCGGTCAATCATAACTTAGAAAAAGGTGATTACGAACAATGCTTTGCTTGCCGTATGCCCATCACTGCTGATGACATGCAAAGTGTCGCCTATATCAAAGGTGAGTCTTGCCCGCACTGTATCAATAAAGCCACTGAGGAGCAAAAAGCGCGCTTCCGTGAGCGTGAGCATCAAATGCAATTAGCGAAAAAACGCGGTGAAGCCCATATTGGTAGCGACGTCAATGAAGTTATGGAAACACGTAAAGCAGCCAAAACTGAGGCACGCCGTCAAGCGGACGCTGCTAACAAAGCTAAATTAGGCTAG
- the ald gene encoding alanine dehydrogenase has product MKIGIPKEIKNNENRVGLTPSVVSILVDNGHEILVESNADIGSQFTDEDYKTAGATIVKSADKAWNAELVIKVKEPQSNEYKYLIKDLTLFTYLHLSNEPELAKVLINNKVTGIAYETVQLTDNSLPLLTPMSEIAGRMSTQIGAQFLQTFYGGKGILLVGVPGVQKGRVTIIGGGVAGTEAAKIAIGLRADVTILDLDPKRLKQLSEMFDNNVQTLISNKVNIAKSVKESDLVIGAVLIPGAATPKLVSEEMIKSMSAGSVIIDIAIDQGGVFETTDRITTHDSPTYIKHGVIHYAVANIPGAVPRTSTIALSNVTLPYVLALAKKGYRQACLDDPALAKGVNTTQGYMTYKAVAETLGYEYKTLDDLIG; this is encoded by the coding sequence ATGAAAATAGGCATCCCTAAAGAAATTAAAAATAATGAAAATCGTGTTGGCCTGACTCCAAGTGTGGTTAGTATCTTGGTCGACAACGGTCATGAAATTTTGGTCGAAAGTAATGCTGATATCGGCTCACAATTTACTGATGAGGATTATAAAACGGCAGGGGCTACTATCGTTAAGAGTGCTGATAAGGCTTGGAATGCTGAGCTGGTCATTAAGGTAAAAGAACCGCAGAGTAATGAATATAAGTATTTAATTAAAGATTTAACATTATTTACCTATTTGCATCTCTCTAACGAGCCTGAGCTTGCGAAAGTGTTGATCAATAATAAAGTAACCGGTATTGCTTACGAGACAGTGCAATTGACAGACAACTCATTGCCACTACTCACACCGATGAGCGAAATTGCTGGGCGTATGAGTACGCAAATTGGTGCGCAGTTTTTGCAGACTTTTTATGGCGGTAAAGGGATTTTGCTGGTCGGCGTTCCAGGCGTACAAAAGGGCAGAGTGACTATTATTGGTGGCGGGGTAGCCGGTACAGAAGCGGCAAAAATTGCGATTGGCCTACGTGCTGACGTTACTATTTTGGATCTTGATCCTAAACGTCTCAAGCAGCTATCTGAGATGTTTGATAATAATGTGCAGACTCTAATATCTAACAAAGTCAACATCGCAAAAAGTGTAAAAGAAAGTGATTTGGTCATCGGTGCAGTGTTGATTCCAGGAGCGGCAACACCGAAACTCGTCAGCGAGGAGATGATTAAATCAATGAGCGCTGGCAGTGTCATTATTGATATTGCTATTGACCAAGGCGGCGTCTTTGAAACTACCGACCGTATTACTACTCATGATAGTCCGACTTATATTAAGCATGGGGTGATTCATTATGCGGTTGCTAATATTCCAGGAGCAGTGCCACGTACCTCAACAATAGCGCTCTCTAACGTCACCTTGCCGTATGTATTGGCACTAGCTAAAAAAGGCTATCGGCAAGCATGTCTTGATGATCCAGCACTGGCAAAAGGCGTTAATACCACTCAAGGCTATATGACCTATAAGGCAGTTGCTGAGACGTTGGGTTATGAATATAAAACACTAGATGATTTGATTGGTTAG
- a CDS encoding peroxidase-related enzyme (This protein belongs to a clade of uncharacterized proteins related to peroxidases such as the alkylhydroperoxidase AhpD.) produces MSEPSINTPINPTTNASASTPISRYPVPSLDSLPDDILARILAVQEKAKFIPNVFLALAYRPAEFRAFFAYYDAVMERESSTLSPAEKEMIIVATSAANGCQYCVIAHGALLRVFSKEPLLADQIAVNYLHAPISPRQKEMLAFSIKLCRTPELVQESDYVALMEYGYDDEDILDISGITAFFGLSNKMAIVMNMQSNAEFYTMARAPRE; encoded by the coding sequence ATGAGCGAACCATCTATCAACACACCTATCAATCCAACTACTAACGCTTCCGCTAGCACACCCATCAGCCGATACCCTGTACCGTCATTAGATAGCCTGCCTGATGATATTCTTGCACGTATTCTAGCGGTGCAAGAAAAAGCCAAATTTATTCCCAATGTATTTTTAGCGCTAGCATACCGCCCAGCAGAGTTCAGAGCTTTTTTTGCTTATTATGATGCAGTTATGGAGCGGGAGAGTAGTACGCTAAGCCCAGCCGAAAAGGAGATGATCATTGTCGCTACTAGTGCTGCCAATGGATGCCAATATTGTGTCATCGCCCATGGTGCGCTACTGCGTGTGTTCTCTAAAGAACCGCTGCTGGCAGACCAGATAGCAGTCAATTATTTACATGCGCCTATCAGCCCTCGACAAAAAGAAATGCTAGCATTTTCGATAAAACTCTGTCGCACACCAGAGCTTGTTCAAGAATCAGATTATGTAGCACTCATGGAATATGGCTATGATGACGAGGATATTTTAGACATTAGTGGTATTACTGCATTCTTTGGCTTGTCTAATAAAATGGCGATTGTAATGAATATGCAGTCCAATGCAGAGTTCTACACCATGGCTCGCGCACCGAGGGAATAA
- a CDS encoding carbon-nitrogen hydrolase family protein, with translation MSKIEKLDDFHLTIAEIKKKDYPQLKSLMDRVYANLGGSWSKTTIHTLIDAFPEGQIALFDHDQLIGIVLSMRVDYTKFSNPHTYDDLIGQKEIIKDNPEGDAIYGLDALIDPEYRGYRLGRRLYDARKELCRQLNLRAILAGGRIPKYHDHQDLSPGDYIEAVESREIHDPALSFQLSNGFIVKRILTAYLPDDKQSKGFATLLEWANIYYEPRDYKPNTRKSEVRIGGIQWQMREVESPEELLQQVEFFVDIMADYNSDFACLPEFFNAPLMGLCESTDQNVAIRFLAGYTEWFKNEISHLAVSYNVNVISGSMPLIDENDVLYNVSYLCRRDGTVEEQRKIHITPHERSAWVIEGGDEVKVFDTDAGRVGILVCYDVEFPELARLMALDDMDILFVPFWTDTQNGYLRVRHCAQARAIENECYVMICGSVGNLPQVESLDIQYAQSTIFSPSDFAFPHDAIMAETTPNTEMVFFSDVNLDKLIHVRNEGSVHNLLDRRDDLFSLKWKRKAKVSASKISDEERRENSGSVLLGDPLQGRAEKS, from the coding sequence ATGAGCAAAATTGAAAAATTAGACGATTTTCATCTAACGATTGCCGAAATTAAGAAAAAAGATTACCCACAGTTAAAATCATTGATGGATCGTGTCTATGCTAACTTAGGCGGTTCATGGTCAAAGACTACTATTCACACTTTGATTGATGCTTTTCCAGAAGGGCAAATCGCTTTATTTGACCACGATCAGTTAATCGGTATCGTGCTGTCTATGCGTGTTGATTATACCAAGTTCTCGAACCCGCATACTTATGATGATTTAATTGGACAAAAAGAAATCATTAAAGACAACCCTGAAGGCGATGCTATCTATGGTCTAGATGCGCTGATTGACCCTGAATATCGTGGCTATCGTTTGGGTCGTAGATTATATGATGCTCGTAAAGAGCTATGCCGCCAGCTCAACTTGCGAGCTATCCTAGCTGGTGGACGTATTCCGAAATATCATGACCATCAGGATTTATCCCCTGGTGACTATATCGAGGCTGTTGAATCGCGTGAGATTCACGATCCTGCTCTATCATTCCAGTTGTCTAATGGCTTTATTGTCAAGCGTATTTTAACTGCTTATTTACCAGATGATAAACAATCTAAAGGCTTTGCAACCCTGCTTGAGTGGGCAAATATCTATTACGAACCCAGAGATTACAAGCCAAACACTCGTAAATCTGAAGTACGCATCGGTGGTATTCAATGGCAGATGCGCGAAGTTGAGTCGCCAGAAGAACTCCTACAACAAGTTGAATTCTTTGTCGATATTATGGCAGATTACAATTCTGACTTTGCTTGCTTGCCAGAGTTTTTTAATGCGCCATTAATGGGTCTGTGCGAATCAACGGATCAAAACGTTGCTATTCGATTTTTGGCTGGTTATACCGAATGGTTCAAAAATGAGATCTCACATTTGGCAGTAAGCTATAACGTCAACGTCATCAGCGGTTCTATGCCGCTAATCGATGAAAACGATGTCTTATATAATGTCAGCTATTTATGCCGCCGTGACGGTACCGTAGAAGAGCAGCGCAAAATCCATATTACCCCGCACGAGCGTAGTGCTTGGGTTATCGAAGGCGGTGATGAGGTAAAAGTGTTTGATACTGACGCTGGCCGTGTTGGTATTTTGGTTTGTTACGATGTCGAATTTCCTGAGCTTGCACGCTTAATGGCGCTTGATGATATGGATATTTTATTCGTACCGTTCTGGACAGATACGCAAAATGGTTATTTGCGTGTGCGTCATTGCGCGCAAGCACGTGCTATCGAAAATGAATGCTATGTGATGATTTGCGGATCAGTTGGTAACTTGCCGCAAGTTGAAAGCCTTGATATTCAATACGCGCAGTCGACTATTTTCTCACCTTCAGATTTTGCCTTTCCGCATGATGCCATTATGGCAGAAACCACACCTAATACAGAGATGGTATTTTTCTCTGATGTGAATTTAGATAAGCTCATTCATGTGCGTAACGAAGGTTCAGTACATAATTTGCTTGATCGCCGTGACGACTTGTTTAGTCTTAAGTGGAAGCGAAAAGCCAAAGTTTCTGCGAGTAAAATCAGCGATGAAGAGCGTCGCGAAAACTCTGGTAGTGTGTTACTAGGTGATCCGTTGCAAGGACGTGCTGAGAAGTCTTAA
- a CDS encoding glutathione S-transferase, which yields MELYDLELSGNCYKVRLFLALIQQPYTLRSVDFLEGEHKNEESIKRNVFGEIPVFIDGDLILRDSQAILVYLARKFDRTDWYPTTPADEAKVVQWLMVAESEIARGPNDARLHDKFGYPLDIDLARSKSTRILDILNKHLANRDWLELDRPTIADLACFPYVALSHEGGVSLESYPAIQSWIERIKALPNFVSMPEI from the coding sequence ATGGAACTTTATGATTTAGAGTTATCAGGGAATTGCTATAAGGTTCGGCTGTTTTTAGCATTGATTCAACAACCTTATACATTGCGCTCGGTGGATTTTTTAGAAGGTGAACATAAGAATGAAGAATCTATTAAACGTAATGTCTTTGGTGAAATTCCGGTATTCATTGATGGCGATTTAATTCTTAGAGATTCACAAGCCATTCTTGTTTATCTTGCTAGAAAGTTTGATAGAACGGACTGGTATCCAACGACGCCTGCTGATGAGGCTAAGGTTGTGCAGTGGTTGATGGTCGCTGAAAGTGAGATTGCCAGAGGCCCTAATGATGCCCGATTGCATGATAAGTTTGGCTATCCATTAGACATTGATTTGGCTAGGAGCAAGTCAACCCGCATCCTTGATATCTTAAATAAGCATCTAGCAAATCGTGACTGGTTAGAGCTTGATCGGCCGACGATAGCGGATTTAGCTTGCTTCCCTTATGTCGCACTTAGCCACGAAGGCGGCGTATCACTAGAGTCTTATCCAGCGATACAGAGCTGGATAGAGCGTATCAAGGCGCTACCAAATTTTGTCTCCATGCCTGAAATATGA
- a CDS encoding protein disulfide oxidoreductase — translation MITDVEKKKIKPKKTPKQKLLSVLKTVLLYGLVFVVVYTAINWWRQPVMPANPQLQLTDYQGQAVDLAAMSADKPTLVYFWGTWCPICSVTSPTIDKLAAANNYPVVTIAIKSGSDQELHSYLNEHDYSFTTINDQEGNIFADWQGQVTPSYVILKDGEMTQGLTGIQPLWSLRLRLWLSSNF, via the coding sequence ATGATTACTGATGTTGAAAAGAAAAAGATAAAGCCTAAGAAAACCCCAAAACAGAAGCTGTTATCAGTGCTTAAGACCGTACTGTTATATGGCCTAGTCTTTGTGGTGGTATATACTGCAATTAACTGGTGGCGACAACCTGTCATGCCAGCCAATCCGCAGCTGCAACTTACTGACTATCAAGGACAGGCAGTTGATTTGGCTGCTATGAGTGCGGATAAGCCAACGCTGGTATATTTCTGGGGTACATGGTGTCCGATTTGTAGCGTGACCTCGCCAACTATAGACAAGCTCGCAGCGGCGAATAACTACCCAGTAGTTACTATCGCTATTAAGTCAGGCTCTGATCAAGAACTTCACAGCTATCTTAATGAGCATGATTATAGTTTTACGACAATTAATGACCAAGAAGGCAATATTTTCGCCGATTGGCAGGGACAGGTCACACCTTCATATGTCATCTTAAAAGATGGTGAGATGACACAAGGATTGACAGGTATTCAGCCGCTTTGGTCGCTTAGATTAAGGTTGTGGCTTAGCTCAAATTTCTAA
- a CDS encoding tetratricopeptide repeat protein produces MKLLKAALFTALFSCAGMANADLISNVPLDTSRFELMPVSELSARASQGNDHAQFYLAKRLQKGEGIAQNTKQAVQWYTRAAEQGVAPAQLNLAIMYLRGEGVKPNLQQARGWLEKAAMRGDNRASYTLALLDEKQKNLVDAYKWYDLAARDGMLDEKVRNKARGKIGQLALNLSSSDIASARSQADRWFQSK; encoded by the coding sequence ATGAAATTATTAAAAGCCGCCTTGTTTACTGCTTTATTCTCTTGTGCTGGTATGGCGAACGCTGATTTAATCTCAAACGTGCCACTTGATACGTCACGTTTTGAGCTTATGCCTGTTAGTGAGCTGTCAGCTCGTGCCTCACAGGGTAACGATCATGCACAGTTTTATCTCGCTAAGCGTCTACAAAAAGGCGAAGGTATCGCTCAGAACACTAAGCAAGCAGTACAGTGGTACACGCGCGCTGCAGAACAAGGTGTTGCCCCTGCCCAGCTTAATCTCGCTATCATGTATCTACGCGGTGAAGGTGTAAAGCCAAACTTGCAGCAAGCACGTGGTTGGTTAGAAAAAGCAGCAATGCGTGGTGATAACCGTGCTAGCTATACACTTGCGTTGTTAGATGAGAAGCAAAAAAATCTAGTTGATGCCTATAAATGGTATGACCTTGCTGCCCGTGACGGCATGTTAGATGAAAAAGTCCGTAACAAAGCTCGTGGTAAAATCGGTCAGTTGGCATTGAACTTATCAAGCTCAGACATCGCTAGCGCTCGTAGCCAAGCAGATCGTTGGTTCCAAAGTAAGTAA
- a CDS encoding FAD-binding oxidoreductase, producing MTPFATQTTTVTDNDKLDTILHSLVNEHNFDNTQIKTDSESLEHWGKDWTKHFAPAPTAIVFPKTTEQVQAVVLLANEHNVVLTPSGGRTGLSAGAVAANGEIVVSMDKMNHIGQFYPADRLVEIEAGVVTQQLQQFAESKDLYYPVDFASAGSSQMGGNIGTNAGGIKVIRYGMTRQWIMGLTVVTGKGDILQLNRGMVKNATGYDLRQLFIGSEGTLGLVTHAQIKLERLPQDLNVMVLGMDTFNDVMNVLSAFQAQIDLTAFEFFDDVAVDKLMAHGQVQEPFESRTKFYTLLEFEAPYEPIMDKAMAIFEHCMEQGWVVDGVMSQSIAQAEELWKLREYISETISVFTPYKNDVSVLISHVPDFIAEIDHIVSSNYPDFEVCWFGHIGDGNLHLNILKPENMSKDDFFSECQIVNKYVFETVQKYGGSVSAEHGVGMTKKPYLHYSRSETEIDYLRQIKKVFDPNNIMNRGKIFDM from the coding sequence ATGACGCCATTTGCAACTCAGACTACAACTGTTACCGATAATGATAAGCTCGATACCATTCTGCATAGCTTGGTAAATGAGCACAATTTCGATAATACACAAATTAAAACCGATAGCGAAAGCTTAGAGCATTGGGGTAAAGACTGGACCAAGCATTTTGCGCCCGCGCCCACGGCTATTGTCTTTCCAAAAACGACGGAACAAGTACAAGCTGTCGTACTACTCGCTAATGAGCACAATGTGGTACTAACACCTAGTGGCGGTCGTACGGGTTTATCTGCTGGCGCGGTCGCTGCCAATGGCGAGATTGTCGTCAGTATGGATAAGATGAATCATATCGGACAATTCTACCCTGCTGATCGTCTAGTAGAAATCGAAGCAGGCGTGGTCACTCAGCAGCTACAGCAATTCGCGGAGTCCAAAGACTTGTACTACCCTGTTGACTTTGCTTCGGCAGGCTCAAGTCAGATGGGCGGTAACATCGGCACCAATGCTGGCGGTATCAAAGTGATTCGTTACGGTATGACCCGTCAATGGATTATGGGTTTAACCGTGGTCACGGGTAAAGGCGATATCTTGCAATTGAATCGTGGTATGGTCAAAAACGCCACTGGTTACGACTTGCGCCAGCTGTTTATTGGTAGTGAAGGCACGCTAGGCTTAGTCACTCATGCACAAATCAAGCTTGAGCGTCTGCCGCAAGACTTGAATGTCATGGTACTTGGCATGGACACGTTTAATGATGTGATGAATGTACTGTCTGCCTTTCAAGCACAGATTGATTTGACTGCTTTTGAATTCTTCGACGATGTGGCAGTTGACAAATTAATGGCGCATGGTCAGGTTCAAGAGCCGTTTGAATCGCGTACCAAGTTTTATACGCTGCTTGAGTTTGAAGCGCCTTATGAGCCAATTATGGATAAGGCCATGGCGATATTTGAGCATTGCATGGAACAAGGCTGGGTCGTTGATGGCGTCATGAGCCAAAGCATCGCGCAAGCTGAGGAGCTATGGAAACTACGCGAGTATATCTCCGAGACCATCTCAGTATTTACGCCATATAAGAATGACGTATCGGTATTAATCAGCCATGTGCCTGATTTTATCGCTGAGATTGACCATATTGTCAGCAGCAATTATCCTGATTTCGAAGTTTGCTGGTTCGGTCATATCGGCGATGGCAATTTGCATTTAAATATTCTCAAGCCTGAAAATATGAGCAAGGATGACTTCTTTAGCGAGTGTCAAATTGTCAATAAATACGTGTTTGAGACAGTGCAAAAATACGGTGGCTCAGTATCCGCTGAACATGGTGTCGGCATGACTAAAAAGCCCTATCTACACTATAGTCGCAGCGAGACTGAAATTGATTACTTAAGGCAAATCAAAAAAGTATTTGATCCAAACAATATTATGAATCGTGGAAAGATTTTTGATATGTGA
- the metW gene encoding methionine biosynthesis protein MetW: MRMDHQLAERWIAPQSHVLDLGCGNGELLAHLQQKRGVTGYGLEIDEDKINDAIGKGLSIIEQDLNDGLGRFADNSFDTVVMARALQAVKAPDVLLLDMLRVAREAVITFPNFAHWQNRLHLGLKGLMPVSEALPYEWYNTPNIHLCTFKDFEQLCAKHDIHIISRFAVSDSDKGHSPLMTALIRQAPNLLADVAIYRVTKHKSS, encoded by the coding sequence ATGAGAATGGATCATCAGCTGGCCGAACGCTGGATTGCCCCGCAGTCACACGTGCTAGATTTAGGCTGTGGCAATGGCGAGCTACTCGCACATTTGCAACAAAAACGTGGCGTAACTGGCTATGGACTTGAGATTGACGAAGATAAGATTAATGATGCTATTGGTAAGGGCTTGTCCATTATCGAGCAAGACCTTAACGATGGTCTAGGTCGCTTTGCTGATAATAGCTTCGATACCGTAGTCATGGCACGAGCGCTACAAGCCGTCAAAGCGCCTGATGTGCTCCTGCTAGATATGCTTCGGGTTGCTCGTGAGGCAGTCATCACCTTCCCTAACTTTGCCCATTGGCAAAACCGCCTTCATTTGGGGTTAAAAGGTCTGATGCCAGTTTCAGAAGCATTGCCTTACGAGTGGTACAACACTCCCAACATTCATCTGTGTACGTTCAAAGATTTTGAGCAACTGTGTGCAAAGCATGATATTCATATTATCAGTCGTTTTGCAGTCAGTGACTCTGATAAAGGTCATTCGCCATTGATGACAGCATTAATCAGACAAGCACCTAACCTATTGGCAGATGTTGCTATCTATCGTGTAACCAAACATAAATCTAGTTAA
- a CDS encoding BLUF domain-containing protein: MPLQPVDTVNLLENTEESALIQLVYVSSITFKSRINTSIFDEVEKHARDHNEDHGITGILCYGNGQFLQCIEGSKKEVLTLQKRIFADTRHKNVKVLLIQAIDQRSFSDWRMRLLFLERWLWSPATKQQAAQLAPFLPFSPHGWSPKRTEQFLQIIKNFETPPHIKAAGITYNALGNMVQHIAAPHQAFLIVQSVLSLLVIVALILLYL; the protein is encoded by the coding sequence ATGCCCTTGCAACCTGTTGATACGGTCAACTTATTAGAGAATACAGAAGAGTCGGCACTCATTCAGCTGGTTTACGTTAGTAGTATCACTTTTAAAAGTCGTATAAATACGTCGATATTCGATGAAGTAGAAAAACACGCGCGCGACCACAACGAAGACCATGGTATCACTGGCATTTTATGCTATGGCAATGGACAGTTTTTACAATGCATTGAAGGTAGCAAAAAAGAAGTACTCACCTTACAAAAGCGTATCTTTGCTGATACTCGTCATAAGAATGTTAAGGTACTGCTGATACAAGCTATCGATCAGCGTAGCTTTAGTGATTGGCGTATGCGTTTATTGTTTTTGGAGCGTTGGCTATGGTCACCAGCGACAAAACAACAAGCGGCACAGTTGGCACCATTTCTGCCTTTTAGTCCGCACGGCTGGTCTCCTAAGCGCACCGAACAGTTTTTACAAATCATTAAAAACTTTGAGACTCCGCCTCATATTAAAGCTGCTGGCATTACCTATAATGCCTTGGGTAATATGGTTCAGCACATCGCAGCGCCTCATCAGGCATTTTTAATTGTGCAGAGTGTCTTAAGCTTATTAGTTATCGTCGCTCTGATTCTATTATATTTATAA